In Cellvibrio polysaccharolyticus, a genomic segment contains:
- a CDS encoding DUF3185 family protein: MSPVRIIGIALIVLGVGLAFMGYQESQSVVSEVSEAVTGTGTDRSMTLIIGGIVSLVVGLVLTFKK, from the coding sequence ATGAGTCCGGTAAGAATAATTGGCATTGCATTAATTGTACTGGGTGTTGGCCTTGCATTTATGGGTTATCAGGAATCTCAATCAGTCGTTTCAGAAGTTTCTGAGGCTGTTACCGGTACAGGAACAGACCGCTCCATGACGCTGATCATCGGCGGGATTGTGAGCCTGGTTGTCGGGCTGGTTCTGACCTTCAAGAAGTAA
- a CDS encoding glycosyl hydrolase, translated as MEISIFRRAAVYALSSSLLLFASISHANSVTSDNGTAVATLTIQNDWGGGYCAAVTVANNGSAAVSSWQVTLNLANSQINNLWNGQVSGNTVSGLSYNNPINAGNQTSFGFCADVLGSNYLPTLTALVVSGGGSASSVSSVSSVSSVSSVSSVTSSDASSSESSSSDSSSSISSAVSSSSSSVGGGNVIPNAAGNGWPYCRTADSDPDGDGWGWENSHSCIVYGSAADPGPGSYPYCMIGASQLNFCAVDNGSWGSESGQVCLSQSMCPGFGSTSQDPLRDAPVNDNANTTTQNVYSYLKSIWGEYMLSGQQDLTWQDNIDQYQRVINDTGRAPAIMGYDFMNYGLWAGNPGLLQTEEAITHWNRGGLVTFAWHWRDPDASDLTIGEFYTDSTDFTIPIANGVLDTGSLSFASIEADIALIAAELQRLENAGVTVLWRPLHEASGGWFWWGRSDRTDGIPPAYAQVVLWRHLYDRLTNHYGLNNLIWVWNGQSAAWYPGDEYVDIVSYDIYDGNQNYESQLSFYNLTSEFPQERKMVALSENSNIPDPDLMAADGAWWLYFVVWNDTDTAEGVTSSSNFWTGEYYNTNAHKIHVYNHERVITLDELPDFE; from the coding sequence ATGGAGATTTCTATTTTCAGGCGCGCGGCAGTTTATGCGCTATCTTCAAGCCTTCTGTTATTCGCTTCCATCAGTCACGCCAATTCCGTAACGTCTGACAATGGTACGGCGGTTGCTACATTAACTATTCAAAATGATTGGGGTGGCGGCTATTGTGCCGCAGTTACTGTAGCGAATAATGGTTCGGCTGCTGTCAGTTCCTGGCAGGTGACGCTTAATCTTGCCAACTCACAAATTAATAATTTGTGGAATGGCCAGGTCAGCGGTAACACGGTTAGCGGGTTGTCCTACAACAATCCAATCAACGCGGGTAATCAAACCTCCTTCGGTTTTTGTGCGGATGTACTCGGCAGCAATTATTTGCCGACGCTCACCGCCCTGGTAGTCAGTGGCGGCGGTTCGGCCTCATCGGTTTCTTCTGTCAGTAGTGTGTCGTCGGTAAGCAGTGTTTCATCGGTGACCAGTAGTGACGCTTCATCCAGTGAATCCTCATCCAGCGATTCTTCGAGCAGTATTAGCAGTGCCGTTTCCAGCTCATCGAGCAGTGTTGGTGGCGGCAATGTAATTCCCAATGCGGCGGGTAACGGTTGGCCTTATTGCCGTACGGCAGATTCCGATCCGGATGGCGATGGTTGGGGTTGGGAAAACAGCCACTCCTGTATCGTTTACGGTTCAGCCGCAGATCCTGGCCCTGGCAGTTATCCTTATTGCATGATTGGTGCATCGCAGTTGAATTTCTGCGCGGTAGACAACGGCAGCTGGGGCAGCGAAAGTGGCCAGGTGTGTTTGTCGCAAAGTATGTGCCCGGGTTTTGGCAGCACTAGCCAGGACCCGCTGCGTGATGCTCCGGTTAATGACAACGCCAATACCACGACACAGAATGTTTACAGCTATTTGAAATCCATTTGGGGTGAGTACATGCTATCCGGCCAGCAGGATCTGACCTGGCAGGACAACATTGACCAGTATCAGCGAGTGATCAACGATACCGGACGTGCGCCAGCAATTATGGGTTACGACTTTATGAACTACGGCTTGTGGGCAGGCAATCCGGGGCTGTTGCAAACAGAAGAAGCCATTACCCATTGGAACCGCGGTGGCCTGGTAACCTTTGCCTGGCACTGGCGCGACCCTGATGCCAGTGATCTGACCATTGGTGAGTTCTACACGGACAGCACCGACTTTACTATCCCGATTGCCAACGGAGTGCTGGATACCGGCAGCTTGAGTTTTGCCAGTATTGAGGCGGATATCGCCCTGATTGCGGCGGAGTTGCAGCGATTGGAAAATGCCGGTGTAACGGTGCTGTGGCGCCCTTTACACGAAGCGTCTGGCGGCTGGTTCTGGTGGGGACGCAGTGATCGTACCGATGGTATTCCGCCAGCTTACGCCCAGGTAGTTTTGTGGCGCCATCTGTACGATCGTTTGACCAATCACTATGGCTTGAATAATTTGATCTGGGTGTGGAACGGCCAAAGCGCAGCCTGGTATCCGGGTGATGAGTATGTGGATATTGTCAGCTACGATATTTATGACGGTAATCAGAATTACGAATCGCAGTTGTCTTTCTACAATCTGACCAGCGAGTTTCCACAAGAGCGCAAGATGGTCGCACTCAGTGAAAACAGTAATATTCCTGATCCGGATTTGATGGCAGCCGACGGTGCCTGGTGGCTTTACTTTGTAGTGTGGAATGATACCGACACCGCAGAAGGCGTAACCAGCTCCAGTAACTTCTGGACTGGTGAGTACTACAACACCAACGCCCACAAAATCCATGTCTACAACCATGAACGGGTAATCACTCTGGATGAGTTGCCGGACTTTGAGTAG
- a CDS encoding LacI family DNA-binding transcriptional regulator, with translation MDNSLPATTRKPRSTAGRVTIRQVASHVGVSAITVSRYFKQPDSVSEELRGQIAAAVAELGYVPNLVAGGLASASSRIVGMVIPNISGPIFANTIQSFSDILSQNGYQLMLSSSYFSSEQEENAVRSFLGWSPAALVLTSYFHTEATEKMIAQAGIPVLEIWDLQTERSPIQVGFMHEDVGRMAARYLIGKGYQRIAFVTNSIAGDGSAVDRSNGYKEVVEQEGRAAQIFTPTARLPLEAGEEAFKALIGGDKPADAIIFANDNLACGALLAAQRAGIHIPQQCAIVGFGDYAIADKLYPSLTTIRPPATEIGEVAARRILELVGALPAPENAPAHFHLQCTLIERESS, from the coding sequence ATGGACAATTCACTCCCCGCAACCACTCGAAAACCCCGCAGCACCGCTGGCCGCGTTACCATCCGCCAGGTCGCCAGTCATGTCGGCGTGTCGGCCATTACGGTGTCGCGCTATTTCAAACAGCCGGATTCCGTGTCGGAAGAACTGCGCGGGCAAATTGCTGCGGCGGTGGCCGAGCTGGGTTATGTGCCCAATCTGGTGGCGGGTGGTCTGGCGTCTGCCAGCTCACGTATTGTGGGGATGGTCATTCCCAATATTTCCGGGCCAATTTTTGCCAATACCATCCAGAGTTTCAGCGATATCCTCAGCCAGAATGGCTATCAGCTGATGCTCTCTTCGAGCTATTTTTCGTCGGAGCAGGAAGAAAATGCGGTGCGCAGCTTTTTGGGCTGGTCGCCTGCTGCGCTGGTGCTGACCAGTTATTTTCATACCGAAGCAACAGAAAAAATGATTGCCCAGGCGGGCATTCCGGTGCTGGAAATTTGGGATCTGCAAACGGAACGCAGCCCGATCCAGGTCGGGTTTATGCACGAAGATGTGGGGCGCATGGCCGCACGCTACCTGATTGGCAAGGGCTACCAGCGCATTGCCTTTGTGACCAACAGCATTGCCGGTGATGGCAGCGCAGTAGACCGCAGCAATGGTTACAAAGAGGTGGTGGAACAGGAGGGGCGAGCGGCACAGATATTTACCCCCACCGCCAGGCTGCCGCTGGAAGCGGGCGAAGAAGCGTTTAAAGCATTAATCGGCGGTGATAAACCGGCGGATGCGATTATTTTTGCTAACGATAATCTGGCCTGCGGTGCTCTGCTGGCAGCGCAGCGCGCCGGTATTCATATTCCTCAGCAGTGTGCCATTGTCGGGTTTGGTGATTACGCTATTGCCGACAAACTTTACCCCAGCCTTACTACCATTCGTCCACCGGCAACGGAAATTGGTGAAGTTGCTGCGCGCCGTATTCTCGAATTGGTGGGCGCGTTACCCGCGCCGGAAAACGCCCCGGCGCATTTTCATTTGCAATGTACACTCATCGAGCGGGAAAGCAGTTAA